A window from Halomicrobium urmianum encodes these proteins:
- a CDS encoding tRNA-binding protein, with product MGIEANDIAPERFLEDVEMRTGEVVDVEDFPEARKDVYKLSVDFGDETRQSAAGLTDNYDREDQLGSQVIAVVNLGTVSIAGFESQCLVTGVDDADGDVVHLCPEHEVPNGTRVY from the coding sequence ATGGGCATCGAAGCGAACGACATCGCGCCCGAACGGTTTCTGGAGGACGTCGAGATGCGCACCGGCGAGGTCGTCGACGTCGAGGACTTCCCCGAGGCACGCAAGGACGTCTACAAACTGTCGGTGGACTTCGGCGACGAGACTCGGCAGTCGGCCGCCGGCCTGACCGACAACTACGACCGCGAGGACCAGCTGGGAAGCCAGGTGATCGCGGTGGTTAACCTCGGGACCGTCTCTATCGCGGGATTCGAGAGCCAGTGCCTGGTCACCGGGGTCGACGACGCCGACGGCGACGTCGTCCACCTCTGTCCGGAGCACGAAGTGCCCAACGGGACCCGAGTGTACTGA
- a CDS encoding DUF3311 domain-containing protein — protein MRDRTETIGWSVVALVLIALAVPWFMWGSDAVVAGLPVWIWWHVGWMALASLAFAAFARYGWGAGVVPREDRSAAANDGDSTAQEVTADG, from the coding sequence ATGAGGGACCGAACGGAGACGATCGGCTGGAGCGTCGTCGCGCTGGTGTTGATCGCGCTCGCCGTCCCCTGGTTCATGTGGGGGTCCGACGCCGTCGTCGCCGGGCTCCCCGTGTGGATCTGGTGGCACGTCGGCTGGATGGCGCTCGCCTCGCTCGCCTTCGCCGCGTTCGCCCGGTACGGCTGGGGTGCCGGCGTCGTGCCGCGCGAGGACCGCTCGGCCGCCGCGAACGACGGGGACTCGACCGCACAGGAGGTGACCGCGGATGGCTGA
- a CDS encoding sodium:solute symporter family protein, translating into MADTALQLAIVGGYMLVAAAVGVVAYRLTDRTAEDYYLASRTFGTVVLLFTTFATLLSAFTFFGGPNLAFTAGPEWILVMGLMDGILFAVLWYVLGYKQWLVGQKHGYVTLGEMLGHRFGSRGLRALVAGISLFWLFPYVMLQQKGAGQAVVGLTNGAVPFWVGAGAITLFMIVYVAVSGMRGVAWTDTLQGLVMLGLIWVAVAWVLSAVGGLGEATRQMGESNPEFLALGGGLYTPEYVLSTAISIAFGVVMFPQINQRFFVARSRTVLKRTLALWPVLVILLFVPAFMLGAWAAGLGVAVPENGNVIPAILNEYTAGWFTAAVVAAAMAAMMSSSDSMLLSGASYLTRDLYRPLVSSDPDREALVARVGVVAFATLSFVASLYSTRTLVQIGDTAFGGFAQLALPVVVALYWDRTTRWGMYAGIVVSQGFYLASVFLTQVPGSYLGGWSASVVGMVIGLLLTVGVSLLTSAAVGEDASVYAVGEPGADYSRN; encoded by the coding sequence ATGGCTGACACCGCGCTCCAGCTGGCGATCGTCGGTGGGTACATGCTCGTCGCCGCAGCCGTCGGCGTCGTCGCCTACCGCCTGACCGACCGCACCGCCGAGGACTACTACCTCGCGAGCCGGACGTTCGGCACGGTCGTCCTCCTCTTTACCACGTTCGCGACGCTGCTGTCGGCGTTCACCTTCTTCGGCGGTCCGAATCTGGCCTTCACTGCGGGCCCCGAGTGGATCCTCGTGATGGGGCTGATGGACGGGATCCTCTTCGCCGTCCTGTGGTACGTGCTGGGCTACAAGCAGTGGCTAGTCGGACAGAAGCACGGCTACGTCACGCTGGGCGAGATGCTCGGTCACCGCTTCGGCTCCCGCGGGCTGCGGGCGCTGGTCGCCGGGATCAGCCTCTTCTGGCTGTTCCCCTACGTGATGCTCCAGCAGAAGGGGGCGGGGCAGGCCGTCGTCGGCCTCACGAACGGCGCCGTCCCGTTCTGGGTCGGCGCGGGCGCGATCACCCTGTTCATGATCGTCTACGTCGCCGTCTCGGGGATGCGCGGCGTCGCCTGGACCGACACCCTCCAAGGACTGGTCATGCTCGGCCTGATCTGGGTGGCGGTCGCGTGGGTGCTCTCGGCGGTCGGCGGCCTCGGCGAGGCGACCCGGCAGATGGGCGAGTCGAATCCGGAGTTCCTCGCTCTGGGCGGCGGGCTCTACACGCCGGAGTACGTCCTCTCGACGGCGATCAGCATCGCCTTCGGCGTGGTGATGTTCCCGCAGATCAACCAGCGCTTCTTCGTCGCGCGCTCCCGGACGGTCCTCAAGCGGACGCTGGCGCTGTGGCCCGTCCTCGTCATCCTGCTGTTCGTCCCCGCGTTCATGCTGGGCGCGTGGGCCGCCGGACTCGGCGTCGCCGTCCCGGAGAACGGGAACGTGATCCCCGCGATCCTCAACGAGTACACCGCCGGCTGGTTCACCGCGGCCGTCGTCGCCGCGGCCATGGCCGCGATGATGTCCTCCAGCGACTCGATGCTGCTGTCCGGGGCCTCCTATCTGACACGGGACCTCTACCGACCGCTGGTGTCGAGCGATCCGGACCGCGAGGCGCTCGTCGCCCGCGTCGGCGTGGTCGCGTTCGCGACGCTCTCGTTCGTCGCCAGCCTGTACTCGACGAGGACGCTCGTTCAGATCGGCGACACCGCCTTCGGCGGCTTCGCCCAGCTCGCGCTGCCCGTCGTCGTCGCGCTGTACTGGGACCGGACGACCCGCTGGGGAATGTACGCCGGGATCGTCGTCTCGCAGGGGTTCTACCTCGCCAGCGTCTTCCTGACACAGGTCCCCGGGAGCTACCTCGGCGGCTGGTCGGCCTCCGTGGTCGGGATGGTCATCGGCCTGCTCCTGACCGTCGGCGTCTCGCTGCTCACGTCCGCCGCCGTCGGCGAGGACGCCAGCGTCTACGCGGTCGGTGAACCCGGCGCGGACTATAGTCGAAATTGA